One region of Cryptosporidium parvum Iowa II chromosome 4, whole genome shotgun sequence genomic DNA includes:
- a CDS encoding beta adaptin, translating into NSFDFIFVYVYLQLLIEMNDRRYFQGSKRGELHELKEELHSSSKEKKKEAVKKVIAAMTVGKDVSSLFPDVLNCMQTGCIELKKLVYLYIINYAKVQPELAILAVNTFFKDSMDSNPLIRALAIRTMGYIRLEQITEYLVEPLRRSCSDPDPYVRKTAAICIAKLYDISPTLMEEQGFFSLLKDMLKDQSAMVVANTVASLLEIYETSISKGHQLESLQSIKDDKQDQGMTEDQKFYKLTFNEVEKHQILQALNECTEWGQIYILNVVAEWKVSTEKESEQIIDRLTSRLSHANPAVVLSTVRAVLNLLKNLENDDYITGTLRKLRPPIVTLLTTSPPEVQYVVLRNVQLIVQSYPAFFETEMKLFYCKYNDPAYIKIEKLNLLYRMASIDTANNLLKELKEYSTDTNIEFSRNSIKIIALISIKFKETASNCFQILAELITNSHQDHIIQEGIISLRDILRSYPQLSSNVIPILMEVSESIVEPESRSAFVWIIGEVYEFVQVTKPSTKNETLNDFLRYFVDIFIEESVSVQLQILTTIVKCFLKAPIHNQQLVTDIFRLATTNAENPDVRDRALIYWRLLSTNPEETRKVVLSQKTVLSSKSFDIEPKLLEKLMGDLGMISSVYHKPPSCFIDISKNNIVQNQLQASSESQNHSALISSSDSNIDTLPYNIDSGFSVSYSNTNELINIDDLISYSTPVSNINSNKISSSQDMNSSNQVQSSELLDFGLPASNISLFKSNTQGDNNQTGDVNSQPSGSNVVTSVDLLSL; encoded by the coding sequence aattcttttgattttatttttgtgtATGTGTATTTGCaacttttaattgaaaTGAACGATAGAAGATACTTTCAAGGCTCTAAGAGAGGAGAGCTGCACGAATTAAAGGAGGAATTACACTCATCAAGtaaggaaaaaaagaaagaagcAGTGAAAAAAGTTATTGCAGCAATGACAGTAGGGAAAGATGTTTCTTCCCTTTTTCCAGATGTTTTAAATTGTATGCAAACTGGTTGTATTGAACTAAAGAAATTAGTATAtctatatataataaactATGCTAAGGTACAGCCAGAGTTGGCTATTTTAGCTGTAAATACCTTTTTCAAAGATTCTATGGATTCAAATCCTTTAATTAGAGCATTGGCTATTCGAACCATGGGGTATATTAGACTTGAACAAATTACAGAGTATTTAGTTGAGCCTTTAAGAAGATCATGTAGTGATCCTGATCCATACGTTAGAAAAACTGCAGCAATTTGTATTGCAAAGTTATATGATATTTCTCCTACTTTAATGGAAGAACAGGGATTCTTTTCCTTGTTGAAGGATATGCTCAAGGATCAAAGTGCAATGGTTGTAGCTAATACTGTTGCAAGCttattagaaatttatGAAACTAGTATAAGTAAGGGTCATCAACTTGAATCTTTACAATCTATAAAAGACGATAAACAAGACCAAGGAATGACTGAAGATCAGAAATTCTACAAATTGACTTTTAATGAGGTAGAAAAACACCAAATCCTACAAGCCTTGAATGAATGTACAGAATGGGGGCAGATTTATATACTAAATGTAGTAGCAGAGTGGAAGGTATCAactgaaaaagaaagtgaACAAATCATCGATAGATTAACTTCTAGACTATCTCATGCAAATCCTGCAGTAGTTCTTTCAACTGTTAGAGCTGTTTTGAATCTACTGaaaaatttggaaaatgatgattatATTACAGGTACCCTACGTAAATTAAGACCACCGATTGTTACATTACTTACAACTTCACCTCCTGAAGTACAATATGTTGTTTTGAGGAATGTTCAGTTAATTGTACAATCATATCCTGCCTTTTTTGAAACAGAAATGAAGCTTTTCTATTGTAAATATAATGATCCTGCCTATATTAAGATTGAAAAgcttaatttattatatagaATGGCATCTATTGATACtgcaaataatttattaaaagaacTAAAAGAGTATAGTACCGATACGAATATAGAATTCTCAAgaaattctattaaaattattgcaTTAATATCTataaaattcaaagaaaCTGCCTCTAATTGTTTTCAAATCCTAGCAGAACTTATCACAAATTCTCATCAGGACCATATAATTCAAGAAGGAATTATCTCTTTAAGAGATATTTTGAGATCCTATCCACAATTATCGTCAAATGTAATTCCCATACTAATGGAAGTATCAGAATCTATTGTTGAGCCTGAATCAAGATCTGCTTTTGTTTGGATTATTGGAGAAGTTTATGAGTTTGTTCAAGTAACAAAACCAAGTACAAAAAATGAAACTTTGAATGATTTTCTCCGTTATTTTGttgatatatttattgaagaatCAGTCTCCGTTCAACTTCAGATACTTACAACCATAGTAAAATGCTTTCTTAAAGCTCCAATTCATAATCAACAACTTGTTACTGATATTTTTAGACTTGCAACTACTAATGCAGAAAATCCTGATGTTAGAGACAGAGCCTTGATATACTGGAGACTTCTCTCAACCAATCCTGAGGAAACTAGAAAAGTTGTTCTTTCTCAAAAGACTGtattatcttcaaaaaGCTTTGATATTGAACCAAAACTTCTTGAAAAGCTTATGGGAGATCTTGGAATGATTTCCTCAGTATATCATAAACCTCCAAGTTgttttattgatattagTAAGAATAATATAGTTCAAAATCAACTTCAAGCTTCTTCTGAATCTCAAAATCATTCAgctttaatttcatcatcagaTTCCAATATCGATACACTTCcttataatattgattctGGTTTTTCTGTTAGTTACTCAAATACTAACGAgctaataaatattgatgatcTTATTTCTTATTCTACTCCTgtatcaaatattaacagTAACAAAATATCAAGTTCTCAAGATATGAATTCGTCAAATCAAGTTCAAAGTTCTGAGCTTTTAGATTTTGGTCTCCCTGCTTCTAATATAAGCTTATTCAAAAGTAATACTCAGGGAGACAATAATCAAACAGGAGATGTGAACTCACAGCCATCTGGTAGCAATGTTGTTACATCTGTTGATCTGTTATCTCTCTAA
- a CDS encoding ring finger domain containing protein (transcripts identified by EST) yields MESNLYVSRQRGDETNHILVREYQTCLSGYPDTRQHGSFENLSRPYTPLRDITGSIFGGLVRESRVRSVNESNDFNRIRNSMVERLNRESIRGPESRFFGFDSNNRNTSYYNSHENDIRAFNRSMSMSSPNLDIGFASLSRNSSNEAIENNSSFLNRSRSFADRIMEQFDIVEREHNQLAERIHRSQSIYEQIQRNGAEIDQLFDNLSYRMQRRHTQRENSTGNNFQSRNTRYGGSVIDCSRNGHINHRFSNRPRFVSMQDVHNHFRDNLLATEEHEEEEDYDDQDNDVIEIIQVDDDEISDIISRRNADIRNRSLIITQEEIIMEESNDPEDSEDEHEQNHGQEYDQYHEDEEMHNDGNITRVLNRLRDRISQNQEEDVSGVPINIQNALPVSKFDLSRSQNLDDDKKMCLICLDEFKDQQEILWLPCTHCFCRNCITSWFERGTVCPICKDDLLAHFNY; encoded by the coding sequence atggAGTCTAATTTATATGTTTCTAGACAGAGAGGAGATGAGACAAATCATATATTAGTTAGAGAATATCAAACATGCCTATCTGGTTATCCTGATACGAGACAACATGGAAGTTTTGAGAATTTATCAAGACCATATACTCCATTGAGGGATATAACAGGCAGTATATTTGGAGGATTAGTACGTGAATCAAGAGTAAGATCAGTGAATGAATCTAACGattttaatagaattagGAACTCTATGGTAGAAAGATTAAATAGAGAGAGTATAAGAGGTCCAGAAAGTCGGTTTTTTGGGTTTGACtcaaataatagaaatacGTCCTATTATAATAGTCATGAAAATGACATAAGGGCATTTAATAGGTCAATGTCTATGAGCAGTCCAAATTTAGATATTGGCTTTGCTTCATTATCTAGAAATAGTTCTAATGAAGCAATTGAGAATAATAGTAGCTTTTTGAATAGAAGTAGAAGTTTTGCTGATAGAATTATGGAGCAGTTTGATATTGTAGAAAGGGAACATAATCAATTAGCTGAAAGAATTCATAGAAGTCAATCAATTTATGAGCAGATTCAGAGGAATGGAGCTGAAATTGATCAactttttgataatttatcATATAGAATGCAAAGAAGACATACTCAAAGAGAAAATTCTACTggtaataattttcaatctAGAAATACAAGATATGGTGGGTCTGTAATAGATTGTAGTAGAAATGGCCACATTAATCATAGATTTAGTAACAGACCAAGATTCGTATCTATGCAAGATGTCCATAATCATTTTCGTGATAATCTATTGGCTACTGAAGAACatgaagaagaggaagattATGATGATCAAGATAATGATGTCATTGAAATTATTCAGgttgatgatgatgaaatttcCGATATTATATCCAGAAGAAATGCAGATATTAGAAATAGATCACTAATTATTACTCAAGAGGAAATCATTATGGAAGAAAGTAATGATCCTGAAGATTCTGAGGATGAACATGAACAAAATCATGGCCAAGAATATGATCAATATcatgaagatgaagaaatgCATAATGATGGTAATATAACAAGAGTATTAAATAGGCTTAGAGATagaatttctcaaaatcaAGAAGAAGATGTTTCTGGGGTGCCTatcaatattcaaaatgcATTACCAGtatcaaaatttgatttatcaAGATCTCAGAATTTGGATGATGATAAGAAAATGTGTTTAATTTGTTTGGATGAGTTTAAGGACCAGCAAGAAATTCTATGGCTTCCATGTACTCATTGTTTCTGCAGAAATTGTATTACTTCTTGGTTTGAAAGAGGAACAGTATGTCCTATTTGCAAGGATGATTTATTGGctcattttaattattag
- a CDS encoding ORC/CDC6 like AAA+ ATpase: MAIVDRRITSFELRQSTGSKLQSSKLVESKSILKRGRRKNEKRYFFNIEYLTISYGLATDNYSKYSNGKKRKVEKDMEVFEIKNKRGRKGKNVKLESFEISNHLDKFEGNTEMMKSPIVTSQGYHLYTHLIIESKEEKDVFTIGDHVMVCLSNGDERPAQITAFLYDPEEDLQGVELRWFYSEHDLLDLGKIIDKSKLPDNLFTFEEEFLESDKCEVLEASVIKRMIRIWNIKKDYLKWTKDCLEIYSGPQKCDPETLHKGEESFVSCKYHDERLIEYIKEFNDDLPSYSVEVSDNYLALYLVLTDTGTIVPISERRNLSYLLSRCSSYYGYYTNYMALKQLSMSSGSNRTQLSGDSLDGIQGTTGSKEISDLHWSKRPKKVLPCREKEHEEITLVLKTSILNEGGGVLFIAGLPGTGKTATVLNTLDMLETEMNLSNKNQSKISVCYINALHLSSPDHFYRTFLQKLNGANTWAPNKEACYTSLDKYLKAKGSPITILVIDEIDWLQKNGTSHSTMEGSNNSLLYTLIDWPFQKNTKLIIIAIANTMDLPERLIPRCTSRCGYARVNFTPFSVEDMITILNDRVKYFSPGLPDINIETCDKNDQGRRLSPRIRNKNKNKNIETLQEDLESVFCHKAVEFCARRIAQQSSDVRRALQVLHRAWEICKQEFEQAKNSKIDKSNKSNKKLQVQIPHVQAACREVLLNNVSINLVETLPLSYKVFLASLILELEFKHKMELEEKDDGTVGFDDEIELSYSDNSAYENSVSLLKIEKRMLTILSLVGYSYIEYLDTVSIKIIIRKLVSSRIIQTFKGALISPNCSKFEQNKEIYYETINIFGSDIWISLLIDALTLKNFLVKNIPFKIKGFE, from the coding sequence ATGGCTATAGTAGATAGAAGAATTACAAGCTTTGAACTTAGGCAGAGCACGGGGTCTAAGCTCCAATCCTCAAAATTGGTGGAAAGCAAGAGTATTTTGaaaagaggaagaagaaaaaatgaaaaaaggtacttctttaatattgaatatctAACCATTTCTTATGGTTTGGCAACagataattattcaaagtattcaaatggaaaaaaaagaaaagttgAAAAAGATATGGaagtatttgaaataaagaataagaGAGGACGTAAAGGGAAGAATGTTAAATTAGAGagttttgaaatttcaaatcaTTTGGATAAATTTGAGGGAAATACTGAAATGATGAAATCTCCAATAGTAACTTCCCAAGGATATCACTTATATACACATCTTATAATAGAAAgcaaagaagaaaaagatgtGTTCACTATTGGAGACCACGTAATGGTTTGTTTATCAAATGGAGATGAAAGACCAGCACAAATTACGGCTTTTCTATATGATCCTGAAGAAGATTTACAAGGGGTGGAGTTAAGATGGTTTTACTCTGAACACGACTTGCTTGATTTAggtaaaattattgataaatctAAATTGCCAGATAATTTGTTCACATTTGAAGAAGAGTTCCTTGAAAGCGATAAATGTGAAGTTTTAGAAGCTAGTGTAATTAAAAGGATGATTCGTATTTGGAATATcaaaaaagattatttgaaatggACTAAAGATTGTTTGGAAATATATTCTGGCCCTCAGAAATGTGATCCAGAAACTCTTCACAAAGGAGAAGAAAGTTTTGTCTCTTGTAAATATCATGATGAGAGATTAATTGAGTACATAAAGGAGTTTAATGATGATCTTCCTTCTTATTCTGTAGAAGTTTCTGATAACTATTTAGCATTGTATCTTGTTTTAACTGATACTGGTACAATAGTCCCAATTAgtgaaagaagaaatttatCATATTTACTTTCAAGATGTAGTAGTTACTATGGATATTATACAAATTATATGGCTTTAAAGCAACTCTCAATGAGTTCTGGATCAAATAGAACACAATTAAGTGGCGATTCTCTTGATGGAATACAAGGAACTACTGGAAGCAAAGAAATATCAGATTTACATTGGTCAAAACGTCCAAAAAAAGTTCTACCTTGTAGAGAAAAGGAGCATGAAGAAATCACACTTGTACTTAAAACTTCCATTTTAAATGAAGGAGGTGgagttttatttattgcaGGTTTGCCAGGTACTGGTAAAACTGCAACAGTATTAAATACATTGGATATGCTTGAGACAGAAATGAATTTgagtaataaaaatcaaagtAAAATTTCTGTTTGTTATATTAATGCTCTTCATTTAAGTAGTCCTGATCATTTTTACAGAacttttcttcaaaaactTAATGGAGCTAATACATGGGCTCCAAATAAAGAAGCATGTTATACATCTTTAGACAAGTATTTAAAGGCTAAAGGGAGCCCAATTACTATTCTTgttattgatgaaattgacTGGCTTCAAAAAAATGGAACTTCACATTCTACTATGGAAGGATCTAACAATTCTTTACTCTATACTTTAATTGATTGGCCATTccaaaaaaatacaaagtTAATCATAATAGCAATTGCTAATACAATGGATCTTCCTGAAAGACTTATACCAAGATGTACATCCAGATGTGGTTATGCAAGAGTCAATTTTACTCCATTTTCTGTTGAAGATATGATCACTATTTTAAATGATAGAGTTAAGTATTTTTCTCCTGGCTTACctgatattaatattgaaactTGCGATAAAAATGATCAAGGAAGAAGGTTAAGTCCtagaattagaaataaaaacaaaaataagaatattgAAACTTTACAAGAAGATCTTGAGTCCGTATTTTGTCATAAAGCTGTTGAGTTCTGTGCTAGGAGAATTGCTCAACAATCTTCTGATGTTAGGAGAGCACTCCAAGTCCTTCATAGAGCTTGGGAAATTTGTAAACAAGAATTTGAGCAAGCcaaaaattccaaaatagATAAAAGTAACAAATCTAACAAGAAGCTTCAAGTTCAAATTCCACATGTACAAGCTGCATGTAGAGaagttttattaaataatgtatcaattaatttagtTGAAACTCTTCCTTTGTCATATAAAGTATTTTTGGCCTCATTAATTTTGGAGCTTGAATTCAAACATAAAATGGAACTTGAAGAGAAAGATGATGGGACTGTAGGCtttgatgatgaaattgaattatcttATTCTGATAATTCAGCTTATGAGAATTCtgtttctttattaaagattgaaaaaagaatgCTTACAATTCTATCATTAGTAGGGTATTCATATATAGAATATTTGGATACAGTATCTATTAAGATTATTATTCGGAAGTTAGTATCATCAAGAATTATTCAAACATTTAAAGGAGCTTTAATTTCTCCGAATTGTAGTAAATTCGAGCAAAacaaagaaatttattatgagactataaatatatttggtTCAGATATTTGGATATCGCTCTTAATTGATGCTTTGACTTTGAAGAACTTTCTTGTGAAGAATATAcctttcaaaattaaaggTTTTGAGTAA
- a CDS encoding diacylglycerol kinase: MGSIDLSPGSSFRSGSSITYTIFLFVNPTSGGNKASVFTKSGMDMFRISNPVSASVHIYDIRQGETGKKEGFLKVKETANSMGDNSIPLYIIAAGGDGTVMWCVDELEKTSVDFDKLVIGVIPFGTGNDFSRALNWMTILDNPFDNGLHRFRQLISDWINADIIEHDIWSVKAVVDSYGCFYKVDSYSRKKKVVNKQGRANARQSNHEFSRGIDRGSNTIATELTFRMSNYFSVGVESRIGIGFDRYRTKNAVLNKMRYALEGVKNTFRHTTPVYDIIDKCTVNTTCNKEDSDLIVSSEKVLFVTDQNAKFKSNSCTCSKGGYEFVDTQNSISEHNRQSTGHYQNSVENPSPTLMPCASLIFINIPSFASGNDIWRYCKGNCGIKFKSRRDSIENMLFEQQKMGDEIIECVSFPSAVAIGLEIAIKGMGRRVFQNKGPVRLHFKQKNSLATGRKVYFQVDGEFLIAYHPLYFDVSHSRKIKVLQGKTDRTLHSATLFNNFKSN, translated from the coding sequence ATGGGTTCGATCGATTTATCACCAGGTTCCAGCTTTAGAAGTGGATCTTCAATCACATAcacaatttttttgttcGTAAATCCAACTTCTGGAGGCAATAAAGCATCAGTCTTCACAAAATCTGGGATGGATATGTTCAGGATTTCCAATCCCGTTTCTGCAAGTGTGCATATATATGATATTCGGCAAGGGGAGACGGGAAAAAAAGAGGGTTTTCTGAAAGTGAAGGAGACCGCAAATAGTATGGGTGACAATTCAATTCCTTTATACATTATTGCAGCCGGTGGAGATGGTACAGTTATGTGGTGTGTAGATGAATTAGAAAAGACCAGTGTTGATTTCGACAAATTAGTTATAGGTGTAATACCTTTCGGAACGGGGAATGACTTTTCAAGAGCACTAAATTGGATGACAATTTTGGATAATCCATTTGATAATGGATTACACAGATTTAGACAACTAATTAGCGATTGGATTAATGCAGACATAATTGAACATGATATTTGGTCAGTTAAAGCTGTAGTGGATAGCTATGGTTGTTTTTATAAAGTTGATTCTTATTctagaaagaaaaaagttgTTAATAAGCAGGGTAGAGCAAATGCAAGACAAAGTAATCATGAATTCTCTAGAGGTATTGATAGAGGATCCAACACTATTGCTACTGAATTGACTTTTAGAATGTCCAACTACTTCAGTGTAGGAGTAGAATCAAGAATTGGTATAGGATTTGACAGATATCGAACCAAGAACGCAGTCCTGAACAAAATGAGATATGCGCTTGAAGGAGTTAAGAATACATTCCGTCATACAACTCCTGTATACGATATAATTGATAAATGCACAGTAAATACAACTTGTAACAAGGAAGATTCTGATTTAATTGTTTCATCAGAAAAAGTGTTATTTGTGACTGATCAGAATGCTAAATTTAAGAGTAATTCATGCACATGCTCTAAAGGAGGTTATGAGTTTGTTGATACTCAAAATTCTATTTCCGAGCATAACCGCCAGTCTACCGGACATTATCAGAACTCCGTAGAAAATCCGTCGCCAACTCTAATGCCTTGCgcttctttaatattcattaacATTCCTTCATTTGCCTCTGGGAATGATATTTGGCGGTATTGTAAAGGGAACTGTGGAATAAAGTTTAAATCGAGACGCGAttctattgaaaatatgCTTTTCGAACAACAGAAAATGGGCGATGAGATTATTGAATGCGTATCGTTTCCTTCAGCTGTGGCAATTGGACTCGAGATCGCTATTAAGGGTATGGGGAGAAGAGTTTTTCAAAACAAAGGGCCTGTTAGACTTCATTTTAAGCAGAAGAACTCCCTTGCCACTGGTAGAAAGGTTTACTTCCAAGTAGATGGAGAGTTTCTAATCGCCTACCATCCTTTATACTTTGACGTTTCTCATTCTCGTAAGATTAAAGTTTTACAAGGAAAAACTGACAGAACCTTACACTCTGCAACTCTTTTTAACAATTTCAAATCCAATTAG
- a CDS encoding ring finger domain containing protein, producing MNSDNILLDNEYINRISKNSIKKVLKKVSVNHSNTHPGFIGILNNSSNCNPSNSCSASSSSSSSISNYNTIKNNTKTLYESEFRSRNNGNNSNSNIIIGGNIYSGIHSNESSQGREFFESTYRDDSLGIAKDNSLLEEELREDFDEKEDISLIKRLIKKEGNEKENSQEVKKLRIPDCSICREYLTRNLTVITVCGHVFHKQCIDAWLSKCDSNKNSNIAQGRLNYLLSDNGEPTCPLCRVPCSVFTLCDLVNITIDETLVLEDSEEKFQCSQKEDIVNSKSTGECIQIACRLKQKTLTDESEAKTKENEELRKQLNDEKTKVLVKMDLIESLERKNEILREDLNRTTHELGEMNQKYSDLHRKYTFLQSNNAINNFMGERLQDDLTINSQIKDDQTNIEVLEDETNQISNLIGFNPFEGDSLEKREDAFQALKILSNAFIKLSSRYDQLKEKSSKWKAKCYQLNDLNTTSINECNYLKEKLRSLSQALNTSDTGKKPNSSTPNSSNIANPTITLSDTENNEESFSYISKLIQDKKTARSLNEGDKKSQTNQENRAHSNSSITSNSKTNIRRPSSRILHRNEFGNMSIEGRHGLNAIKEKVKESEEQTSKNEESPNPNYSNLIKSRKNQVMKRNIPRDSQSISSFFYTRKPKIKLVD from the coding sequence ATGAATAGCGACAATATTTTACTagataatgaatatataaatagGATTTCCAAAAATAGCATTAAAAAAGTACTGAAAAAAGTCAGTGTTAATCATTCAAATACTCATCCAGGGTTTATTGGTAttctaaataattcttctaaCTGCAATCCTAGCAATAGTTGCAGTGCTAGTAGTTCCAGTAGCAGCAGTATTAGTAATTACAATAcaattaagaataatacGAAAACCCTTTATGAAAGCGAATTTAGAAGTAGAAATAATGGTAACAACAGTAATAGcaatataattattggTGGAAACATTTATTCAGGTATTCACTCAAATGAATCATCTCAAGGTAGGgaattttttgaatctaCTTACAGAGACGATAGCTTAGGGATAGCTAAGGATAATTCCCTTCTTGAAGAGGAGTTGAGAGAGGACtttgatgaaaaagaagatattAGCCTTATTAAAAGACtgataaagaaagaagGAAACGAGAAAGAAAACTCACAAGAAGTTAAAAAGCTAAGAATTCCAGATTGTTCAATATGTAGAGAATATTTAACTAGAAACCTAACGGTAATAACAGTATGCGGACATGTATTCCACAAACAATGCATTGATGCTTGGCTATCAAAGTGTGATTCTAACaagaattcaaatatagCTCAGGGTAGATTGAACTATTTATTGAGTGATAACGGAGAGCCAACATGCCCATTATGTAGAGTTCCATGTTCAGTATTTACACTTTGTGATTTAGTAAACATTACAATAGATGAGACTTTGGTTTTAGAGGATTCAGAGGAGAAATTCCAATGCTCTCAAAAAGAAGATATAGTTAATTCTAAAAGTACAGGAGAGTGTATACAGATTGCTTGCAGgttaaaacaaaaaacaTTGACAGATGAATCCGAAGcaaaaacaaaagaaaatgaagaattacGTAAACAGCTTAATGATGAGAAAACAAAGGTATTGGTAAAGATGGACTTGATTGAGAGCTTGGAAAGAAAGAACGAAATTTTACGTGAAGATTTGAACAGGACAACCCATGAGCTTGGAGAAATGAACCAAAAATATTCGGATTTACATCGAAAATATACTTTTCTACAATCAAATAATGCtattaataactttatGGGAGAAAGGCTTCAAGATGACTTAACAATAAACAGTCAAATAAAGGACGACCAAACCAATATTGAAGTTCTAGAAGATGAAACAAATCAGATATCTAACTTAATAGGATTTAATCCATTTGAAGGTGATAGTTTAGAAAAAAGAGAAGACGCTTTTCAAGCATTAAAAATACTTTCCAATGCATTCATCAAGCTATCAAGTAGGTATGATCAGCTTAAAGAGAAATCTAGCAAATGGAAAGCTAAATGCTATCAActtaatgatttaaatacGACTTCGATAAATGAATgcaattatttaaaagagAAACTTAGAAGCCTGAGCCAAGCATTAAATACTTCAGATACAGGGAAGAAACCTAACTCATCAACGCcaaattcttctaataTTGCGAACCCTACTATAACTCTTAGCGATACAGAAAACAACGAGGAGTCCTTCTCCTATATTTCAAAGCTTATTCAAGACAAAAAAACTGCAAGATCGCTTAATGAAGGTGATAAAAAATCTCAAACTAACCAGGAAAACAGAGCGCACAGCAACTCCTCTATAACCTCGAAttcaaaaacaaatatCAGACGGCCATCTTCTAGGATTCTCCATAGAAACGAATTCGGAAATATGAGTATTGAAGGCAGGCATGGCCTAAACGCAATAAAAGAGAAAGTAAAGGAATCTGAAGAACAAACTTCCAAAAATGAAGAGTCTCCAAACCCAAACTACTCAAATCTAATTAAAAGTAGGAAAAATCAAGTTatgaaaagaaatataCCAAGAGATTCCCAGTCTATTTCCAGCTTTTTTTATACAAGAAAgccaaaaattaaattggTTGACTAA